AAGGCAAGACCTTATTTGTAACATGCAGTGAACTCATGGCCTTCCCCAGACCCCCAACAGGAAGGGCCCTGGACCCACCCAGCTGTCATCCCACCCCCAGGATAGCAATCTGCCAACTCCTTGGTTGTGATGCCCTAGTTCCGTCCCAGCTTGTCCTTGACAGCTGCTGTCACTGAGAACATGGGCACTGTCTGCCGTGCCATACTGTACACGGGAAAGGTGTGTCCTGAGACTAACAAGGTGGGATCTCCCACGTGTCCCCTCCCAGCCtccatcctctgcctcctctcgCCCCCTTCCTCCCACCACCTGGCTCAGTGCAATACTCCCATCCCCATGGGGTCCCCTGCCATGGTACTGTCGCCGCAGCCCCTCGGTCCCCACCCCAGAACAAGCACCCTCGGTCACCTCTGGTAATTCAGTTGCATCGCctgtccccaccccaaccccatttTTATGGCCCATCTGATTTCCAAACACAACAGAACTGCAAACCTTGTGTGTCTTAATCTCACTGGGGGTTCCGTGTGCTCAGCCCCCGTGGTCTGGTGTGTGACAATCCGGGGCTCAGCCTCCTCGGGCGCAGGACGCCAGCCCGCTCAAACCCAGAGCCGTGGGCGCCTCTGTGACCGCAGCCACTGCTGGCCCCATAACACTCGTATGCAGCCCCagatcctccccaccccagccccgccaccccaccccccctttTTACGTTGAAGAGTTCTCTAATAAATTGGGTAATAAGCATCAGccgcctctctctgtctctctggtgATCTGGGTGCGAGTTTAAAGACTGACTTCGAAGGAGAACACAAAGAAACCTTAGTAAGAAtcacaataaataaaatcaacaacggACCCAAATGCTTTAGTAGCATTGGCTTCCACTTctgctcaaaaaaattttttaaaagctgaccaCAGGGGACTCCCCTGACAagccagtggttaaggctccaccaCAGGGGACGCAGATTTGATTACTGGTCGAAaactaagggagaaggcaatggcaccccactccagtactcttgcctggaaaatcccatggatggaggagcttggtgggctgcagtccatggggtggctgagggtcggacacgactgagcgacttcactttcatctattggagaaggaaatggcaacccactccagtgttcttgcctggagaatcccagggacgggggagcctggtaggctgccctctatggggtcgcgcaggtcggacacgactgaagcgactcccACATGCCGCCTggccaaaaagattttttttaataaataaaagctgaCCTCAGGAACAAACACTCCCCAGAGATTGTTCTGCCAGTCCGTCAAACTGAGTAATGCATGGACCCCTTTTAAGGGGAAAATATTTCTCCCTGACTCccaatttgagaaacactgcattTAAGACAAGATTCTGTCTCTAAGCAAGCCCTTGACAACCCAGTTTTGATCCCAGACACAGATGGCACAGCTCGTTGGTACACGAGACTAGGCGATCACGACTATGTTCCCCTTATGGTCAGAGAGGAGATATGCTCAAGGATGCCTCCGGGTGGGGAAAATAACGTTTTGGGCCAGCCTGTCACCAGGACAACCCACATTCCAAGACAGGCAGTTATCAAGGGTTGCCTCCATGCCGCCACCCTCCAACCCGCGCTGCAGCACTAAGCAGAATATGCAAAGCTAGCATCTAGGATGGTGTCTGGAAGTTGTGTTCTACACATttaaagagttggcttaaagaaTTAAGCACCATCCCCTGGGGGTGGGGTTTGGGGAACTCAGAGCAGGACTTTGGGCTCCTCCAGATTTCGGGCTTCCACTCTCACCCCTTTGTGGTCTTGCCCCTGCCTAACGGCAGGGACTCCACCTAAAGACCCCTGATATCCCTCCCCGCTCAAAGCCCTCCCACGGTTTGCCAGCACCCACAGGACAAAGCCGGATGGGCCACCGATGAGCTCCACACTGGCTCATTGGGGGCGGGATTTTGGCGTGACTTTCTCTCTCTTAGCCTCAATTTCCCAATCTATAAAGTGAGTTAATGAGGAACTTAAGACGTTATGGAAGTGTTTTTTCAAAGCTTAATCCAAGAAACACAGGTATTGGCAGTGGTGTAGCATGATGAGGACTCTCACAGAGGATCAGCCCATCATCTAAGACTTTTCGGTCTCCATACCAGCACCCACCCCTGGTCTCCTGGAGCAGCCTGGATTTAAACCTACAGTCTGGAGGCTTCCCCGCCTCAAGACCAGCGAGAGTTCGCCCCCAAGACGTCTCCTAGGCCACGCCCCAGAGACCCCGCCTTCTCTTGACCACGCCTCCTAGGCCCCTCCCATGCCGGCTCCTCGTCCTCTCTAGGCCGGCTTCTTGGTCCCGCCTCCCCATGCCCCGCCCTTTACAGGTCCTCTTTCGCATTTGCTCCGCCCGCTGCCCCTCTGATTCGCTAAGGCGCTAGGAcccacctgggcctgcccctAGTATTGCCTGAAGAGCGAATCCCAAATTCTGGCGGCGACAGTCCGGCCGGAGTCCATCACTTAGGCCACACTGAGGACAGTGGAGAGGTTAAGGAGGGTCGAAGTCCCCGCGGCATGGGGCGACAGGATGGGTTCCAATCTCCCTGCTCAGGCGTGGGCGGGGCAACCAGGCACGCGCCACAAGCGAGGAAGGCCCCCGGCACAGGTCCCGGGTATTTGTGTCAGCGCCGTCGCCACCGTCCCAGCCGATGGGTCGGGATACACGCTCGCGCTCGCGGTCGGCTGGTCGCAGGGGTCGAAGGCAACGGAGCTGGAGCGGGAATCGGAGCCGAAGTCGGAGCGGAAGCCATGGGCGGCGAAACCGGCGTAGCCGAGACGACGAGGGACGACGCAGACGGAGGCGGAGGAGTCGGGATCGTAGGTAGGGTAGTTGTGTAAGCCGCGCTGGAGGTCCAGCTCCAGCCTTAGGGGAGCTGAAAGCCCCTCGAGctagtcagggagggcttcctgaaaAGGGGGACGTCTGAGGACGTCGGAATTGACCAGGCAGCGATAGGAAAGCGAGAGGCTCCAGGAGCGAGGAGTTGGGGAATCGATGAGGTCGGAGAGGAAGCGGGAGACCAGATCGTGCAGGCTTGTGTACCGTTGAAGCATTTGAGAGTTATTTAAGAGGGGAGCAGGGAGCTGTGGAGTATTTCGAACCAAGAAGTGATGTCTGGATTACCTTGCACAGTTCCCACTGGttttcgcctggagaagggactcaGCGGGACTGCAGGAGTGACACCAAGGAGCAGGAACGTAGTAACAGTTGTCCAGGCAACAGATGATGATGGCTTTCTCGAGGGGAGGCTGTGGGAAGGTACAGTGAGAAAGTGGGTAGATTTGAGAGGGATTTCCGAAGTAAAAGTGACAACACATGTTCCTGGGGTGTGAGAGAGAAGAACCGTTGATGACAGGTGGCAGGACTCGGTTGAGTCCTCGGACTTGTTGCTCAGCTTCCCATCTGCCCACAGCCCTTTTCTTCTGGAGATGGGGCACCTGACCAGACTTGGCTTGAGTCTGCTTGAATCTGTTCCAACACAAGGGAATCAGCATGGAGATAGGGACTGACTCTCAGAGCTGGGTTCTACTGCTGGCTCAGCCTGTAAATTGCAGTCCCTGCCCCACTTTCATCCAAGTTCTGTCATCTGTGCCCTAAGGATCTCCACAGGGGCTCTGGAAGCATGCACTGTCTCCCCATCCCTCCAGCCTGTTCTCCACACCATAGCCAGGGTGGCTGTCATCCACTGTCATCCACTGATCACCCTCTAGGTTTGAGATCACCCTCCTTTTGAGTCTCATAAGATCACTTTCACCCAGGAATTCCAGGAAGACAAACGGAGTGAAAATAGTAAAGAGATGGTTTAAACCAGTATTTGGTAAACTACAGCCTAGGACCAAGAATAgcttttacatgtttaaatgtcgaggggagggggtgggatgggaaagaCAAAAGAGTAGTACTTCATGACACATTAAAAGTACATGATATTCAAGTTTTGGtgtctagaaataaaattttattgaataaacTTATGCCAGTTAGTTCATGTGCTGTTCATGGGCCACTTTTGCCCTGTGATAGCCGAGTTGACTTACTTTGCCATCCACCATCTGGCTcttcacagaaaaagtttgctgactctgGTTTAACGTTTAATGTTGATGTTTTAGCAGTGGTTTGTGGGCAGCAATAAATTGTTATTGTCACCTATTGGTTTCTAAGATTTTAGTTGCTCACAAGAATCAGCCACTCTAGATAGGTCATGAAAATCAATGTCATTTATGAAGATTTGACCAAGTTTGTAGTTTTTGTTTAAGTAATGCCAAATAATTGGTTTTCAAGGTGTAAGTTTTTTCTCGTGAGCTTAATGGGTGGAGCATTGGACAAAATAAAGACAGATTTAGTTGCTCAAAGGCCCCCAACATTAAAGAATCTATCCCCAGGGTTCATTACTTTGCCTGCCCGCCTCACCTGCCCTGTCAAGGCTCTGTATTCCCGCCAGTCTTGCTCCTGCCTGTCCTATAGAGCCGGCAAACACCACCTTCTTTCTGTAAACCCTCCCTGGACaccttgttattgttgtttagttgctaatttgcatctgactctttttgcaaccccatggactgtagcccaccaggctcctctgtccattgaattctctaggcaagaatactggagtaggttgtcatttccttctctaggggatcttcccaacccagggatcaaacccatgtctcctgcattgcaggcaaattctttacgactgagctaccagggaaaccccctggACACCTTGGACAGAGCTTATAGTTCCCTCACCATCTGGCCCAGGCcacctgccctcctgccctccctcccatTCTCCCCCTCACTCACTCTGCTCCAGTTACACAGGCCTGCCTGCTGCTGTTTAAATATGCCAAATGAATTCCTGCCCAAGGGCCTTTGCCCCATCACTCTCTCCAGATCTCCCCGTAGCTCCCTGACACTCCTCCAATGTCACCTTCTTAGCAAGCTCCTCTCTGGCCTCTGCACGCCCTAATGCACTGTCACTATTCTAGTGGCTCATGGTCCCATCTAGTGTCACATTTGTTGATGTGAGCCCCACAGAAGCAGGGACCATCAGTGTTTGGGTCACTGCTATGTTCCCAGAACCTAAACCAGCTCCTGGCCCCCAACAGGTGCCTGCCCAGTCAGTGGCAGTGGGACAGGTGACTGGCCAGCTGGCGGCAAGCAGAGCTTCACGGGTTCCCTCCACAGGTCGGATTCAGAAGAGGAGCGACCACGGCGAGGCAGGCAGACCCAGAGCCCCTCTCCTGCCCACCGGCGTGCCCAGGACCACTCCTCTCAGTCTGACTCAAGCGAtgagcagcagcatcagcagcggGGCCAATGGGCTCGCCGGCAGCGGCGGCAACGGACATGTTCCTGGTCCCCAGGCTCCTCAGCGTCCAGCTCCGCATCCAGGGACCACTCACAGAGCCCCCGGGAGGCAGCGGCAGCAGCCCTGAGCCAGCAACAGAGCCTGCAGGAACGCCTGCGGCTGCGCGAAGAACGGAAGCAGCAGGAGGAGCTGATGAAGGCCTTCGAGACTCCCGAGGAGAAGCGGGCACGCCGGCTGGCCAAGAAGGAGGCCAAGGAGCGGAAGAAACGGGAGAAGATGGGCTGGGGCGAGGAGTACATGGGTTATACCAACACCGACAACCCCTTTGGTGACAACAACCTGCTGGGCACCTTCATCTGGAACAAGGTGAGCCTCGGGCAGCCAGGCTGGGCCCTTAGTCCTGCTCATGTTGCTTGCCAGTCCTTTCTGTCTTTTTGCTTCATACACTGGTTACAGCTTATTTCCAAAGACATTGTTTAGCATTCCCAGTGCATGTGCCCAGGTTGTACCTGCCACTGACATTGTGTGCCTGCACGAGCACACACACCAGCTTCCGCCGGCTTCTCCTCTGATGACACTCTCCTATGGTGTAAAATTTCAGGCCCTCCACCCACAGAACCAGCCTAACCTCAGGCAGAATGGGAGAACAGGGTCTCAGCATCACATGCAGGGTGGGATTCCATGGTCAGGGCAGACAGAGCTCCATGATGCTGGAGTGGACTGAGCCGATTCTGCAGGCCGCAGTTCCTTCAGGCAGCCGAATCCCTCAGCCTCACACCCCACATCAGCAGAGCAGGTGCTTCGGCCTGGTGGGTCCCCACCTGGTAGAGCAGTTATGAAGTGTAGGAGGCTGTGCTGGATGTTCCCacggagggtggtgggaggaggcATCTGTCTCAGCGGGAGTGTGGTTGGCCCTTCCAGgccctggagaagaaggggatcagccacctggaggagaaggagctAAAGGAGCGGAACAAGAGGATCCAGGAAGACAACCGTCTGGAGCTGCAAAAGGTGGGGGCGTCCTGGGGTTTCCTGCTTCCCTCCTGAGGGATCCAAGGGAAGCAGACAGAAAGTGAGTCTGGCTCACCCTGGCTTAAGTCCAGGGGGACCTGATTGGCTTTCGTGGAAAATTCAGGGGAGATTGGcctcaggcatggctggatccagagGCTCAGGCAGTGACAGTACCTCAGCTTTGCTGGCCTCCAGGATTTATTCTAAGGCCCTCCCTGCTGGGTGGCCAGAGCAGCCCTGGCCACTAAAGCTACTGTGTCTCTAGTagaaagagggttcccttctgCCCCAGGGTCTGTCCAGAGCTTCAGGCATCCCTGGATGGATTCCTGTGTCCAGGGCCAGCCCACTGGGGCCAGGCGCCAGGAACAGTACCCCGCCCCCCAAACCTTGGGGAACCCCACAGGCTGAGAGGATAAGGGCAGACCCCACGAGACCCTGTCATCTGCTGTCCCCCCCTCATTCTCTGCATGTGCCCTCAGGTGAAGCAGCTGCGGCTGGAGCGGGAGCGAGAGAAGGCCATGCGGGAGCAGGAGCTGGAGATGCTGCAGCGAGAGAAGGAGGCGGAGCACTTCAAGACCTGGGAGGAGCAGGAAGACAACTTTCACCTGCAGCAGGCCAAGCTTCGGTGCTTGGGTTCCCcaacccctcctcctcctgggcccgCCCCTGCTCCTACTAAACCTGCCCTTCCTCTTCCCCCTTCTGCTCCTGGGCTcgcccctcctcctgctcctggacatgcccctcctcctcctagaCGCCCCCTGCTCCTGGACCTGAGGGGGTGGGACCCACCCttgctccccaccctgcccccttgGCCCTCAAGCTTGCACCTCGCACCTCCTCAGGGCCCATCCTGACTCACTTTCTGTCTGCTTCCCTCATCATTGCACTCTCACCCCGTGATGCCAGGTGCTGCGGGTGGTACAAACATACGGCTGAGTAGAGGGTACCAACCAGCCCTGACTGGCTAGGCCCTGGCTGTCCGCAACCTTTGAGGCGTTTTGCTCATCAGCTTCATCTACAAACAAGGAAAGCGAGGCTCCTGAGGTGTCAAGAGTTGTCTGAGGTCATGTGGGCTGTGCGAGCCTCAGGCCTGGCCCCTACTCACCTGGCTACCCACAGTCCCCAGGGGCTCAGACCCGCCTGGTCACAGGGTTCTCTGGGGTTGGAACAGAGTTAGCCTCTGATGCCCGTCCCCATGCACAGCACTGAGGCTTTAGATCTTTCGCCCGGGCTgtcctctctgctcctctctcaTGGCCCACCCACTGTTCTTCAGACCCCACCTTGTCCTGTCTCTGCCTCTTTCAGGGCCTGTGCTTTCCAAGTTTTCTTGCTTCTCGGCCTGATGCCTCCTCTTGCACAAAGCCTTCCCTGACCGCCGCCCACAGCGGGCTGGGCTCCTCTCCTGGCTCCCAGTCTGGGAGTGAGGACGCGGCCCTGGCTCTGACTCTGCCCTCTGCTCCCTGGCAGGTCCAAGATCCGCATCCGGGACGGACGGGCCAAGCCCATCGACCTGCTGGCCAAGTACATCAGTGCTGAGGATGACGACCTGGCCGTGGAGATGCATGAGCCCTATACCTTCCTCAACGGCCTCACGGTGGCTGACATGGAGGACTTGCTAGAGGACATCCAGGTGCGCCCTGCGGTgtgccccaccaccaccacctccaggcCCCAGGCATGCCCTCACACCAGCCGTGCCCCCTCCTCCAGGTCTACATGGAACTCGAGCAGGGCAAGAACGCAGACTTCTGGAGGGACATGACAATCATTACAGAGGACGAGATCTCCAAGCTCCGAAAGCTAGAGGCCTCGGGCAAGGGGCCAGGTAATGTGGGCCAGGCCAGCAGTGTCGCACCTCTGGGTCTGGTAGGAGCAGGTCAGGTGGCTCCACAGAAGACCCGATTCTCTGCAAGTCTCTGCCTCCCCCCTGGGGTAGCCACAGCCTCATCAGGCCTCTGCAAGCCATCAGGAGCAGCTGGTGCTAAGCGAGGGGCTCTTCTGCTGGTGGGGGAGTCTCACCCAGCAGTGTCAAGGGCTTCCTTTAAACAATCGCCTACACTTGGGCTCTGTGGTATCAGCACCAGTAGGACTCTTCTGTTTGGGTGTTAAGTTTTTACTGGAGGCTCAATCTGTTTCAGTGAGAACAGGACCCGACTCCACTTGGTAGGAACCTGTGCTGTATGGAGGGCTTTTTTCTTGTTTGGGAGGTTTTTCTGGCCACGCCATGTGttttgtggggtcttagttccctgaccagggatcaaactcatgcaccctgcagtggaagctccaagtcttaaccgctggaccactaaggaaatctgtgttcctttttaattgcttttcttttcttcaaaatgatTACATGCATATAATTGCAAAGAGGATAAACTCTAAAACAGTGTCTCCCCCCATAGCACTGCTCACATCTGGGCCCAGACCATTTTCTGTGGGCCTGTCCTGGGCCCTGTGGTGTGTGGacagcctccctgcccccacctacTCAGTGCCAAGAGCTCCCAGTCGTGACAATCACAGATGTTCCCTATATGGCCCAGTGGCCCCTGAGAGGAAGCAGGTTCAACTGTGGTTGAGAGCCACCGTTATAAAAGCCTGCCAGCAACCACAGGAGCCCCACTGCCCCTGCCCCTTGAAGCCACTGGCTTTAACGGCATCCAGCTCCTGGGGGCCTTGAGCCTGTGTCGCTAAGCTCTCAGCCCCGTATCTCGCTGCCCACCCACGGCAGCTGAGGGACAGGCGCCCTGTGTCCCCTGAGCCTGTGTACATGCTGCTCAGATGGGGTGGTCGGGGCTGTTTCCTTCCTCTTAGAGGAGGAGCATCCTTTATCTTCAAAAGTGGAGTTGTGTTTCTGTCAGCCCTCCTCTTGGGGCGCATCCTGTAGTGAGTCCCAGAGAAAGGAAGGGGCTCTGCCATCAGCAGTGCATGTCCAGAGAACTTTCACGGCTGCACAGCAGTTAGGGCCCAGCGTTCCCACTGCTGCAGGCCCCGGGTTCTGTCCCTGATCGGGAAACTAAGCTCCCACAACCCTCTCAGTAcgaccaaaaaaaccccaaaacaacaacagagaaacGTCCAGAAACAGCTGCTTGGTTGGCAGAGGTGCTGGTTGAGAGGTGCCGCAAGCCCCTTGGACTGGATAACAGCCTGGGGCATGACTCTAGGGGCACACCCAGGCCGGTGAGTGAGTAGCTTGGCCACCAGGGGTGGTCAGCAGCCTCCCCAGAGCCTGGGTGTTCTTCCTGTGCACAGGGGACAACCTCCCGGAGGGTTTCCAGAAGAGAAGTGAGCACACGGTCGTCAAACATTCAAAACAGCATCCACCTTTATGGAGTTGACGCCTCAGCTCAGGACTATGGAAGGCATGGGGGATTTTTCACCAATGACCCCACCTTCCGCTTCACTCCTCAGGGGGCCAGACACCTGGGAGGCTCCCATCCggccccctgcccccctccctgggCCCTTCCTCCCTGTTCCCCTGAGGGTGGGGTTGTCCGCCACCACCCTTCTAGGGCTTCCTGCTTTCGCACCAGCAGTGGAACCCTGCTTTCTGGGACCCCACGGCTCTTTTCTGCAGCTTGGCCCTGCACCCTCCAGTAACTTCTAGAGCGAGGCAGGAAATGGTTGGTGTCCCAAATGTCAGGAAGCATTTCCTCTCCCCTCACTGGTGtttgcagggctggggctggagctTGGCTCTGGCTGTTTTCTTTCTGAAGCACAGCCCCACCCCAAGGCCGCAGGAAAGTGAAGGGGCATTGTGCCAAGTGTCTATCCCTGGTCCCGTACCCCCGCCCCGTTTCCAGAGCTCCCTGAGTGCCTGGCCCATggcccctcctggcccctccccatccccactgcaTCAGTGACCCCTCTGTCCCCTTTCCCCCTGCGTGTTGTGGTTGGGGCCCCAGGTGGCTCCAGGTGTCCTCAAAGAGCAAGTGTGTTTGCTTTGGGCCTGATTTCTGAGAGAGGAGGGGAGCTGAGAGGTGTGACCCCACTGTTCCCAGAGCCCTGAGGATAGCAGCCTTCCCCCTTTCCAGTTAAACTggccctttcctttccttccttcttttccttctcttttcttttttctttcctgttgccCCACCCCCAGGCGCACtgcatgtggaacttccccacctggggattgAACTTGAACCCActgtagtggaagcacagtcttaatcactggaccttcAGGAAagtcctcctttttttttcttttcccctcccaTCACCTCCCCTTCTCACCTTTGTAGCTGGGGAATCCTCACTATACAGTAGGGTTGCAGGAGAAAGTGGGTCCTCGGACACCCCTGTGGCCTCCTCAGTTCCCCACCCTGTTAAAGCCCCCTTAGGTCCTTTAGACAGTGGCTTAGTGCCTGTGGCTTCTGTGGATTGTTAAGTTTTCACTGTGTCAACAGGCAGAGGCCTGGCTTATATCTGAGTCAGTGCAGGACACGGTCCTGCCTGGCTGGGTGTGAAGGCTGCTGCCAGATTCGGTTTTGGTCCCGTGATGTATTTGCACCTGCGAGAGACCACAGCCAGGCTGCTGGTCCTACAGGTCCCACTGAAGCCAGTGCTGCTTGGGAGCCCAACTGCTGGTTGCAGGGTCCCACGTTGGTTGGCTGAAGGGACTTGGGTTCTTCTTGACCCTGTCTGATTAACTGACCTTCTGTCCACTGGCAGGGGTTGGAGAAGCCAGCTTTTGAGCAGGGAACATGAGCTGGTTGCCTGCCCTAcattcacccagcccagcacagTGCTAAGCCAACAGCAGCTGGAGGTCCCCGCCCTTGGGAAACTGAGAGTTAGGCCCTTAGGCCAAGGGAGGAGGCTGGTGACTGTGGATGGCCTCTCAGTGGACGGGACATTGTCTCAGGACTGAGGATGGCTGGGATCTAGGAGGCCAGCTTCATGGGGAAAACTTACTGCTGGTGGAAAGCTTGCATGGCAtgtgcagaggccctggggctgGGCGGGAGTGTACACAGCTTGCTGTCTGATGAGCCACAAACAAGGAAGCCAGCCAGTGTGAGGGACAGGGGTCAGTCAGCCTGTGCCTCGCTATCTGGGGCCTCTCAAATGTGAGGGGTTAGGGCCTGGGCCCAGCCCTTACCTGAGCCACCTCTGCCCCACTGCAGGTGAGCGGCGAGAGGGGGTCAACGCCTCAGTCAGTTCCGACGTGCAGTCAGTCTTCAAGGGGAAGACATACAGCCAGCTGCAGGTCATCTTCCAGGGCATCGAGGGCAAGATCCGGGCTGGAGGCCCCAACCTGGACATGGGCTACTGGGAGAGCCTGCTCCAGCAGCTGCGGGCCCACATGGCACGTGCCAGGTAAG
The nucleotide sequence above comes from Bos indicus isolate NIAB-ARS_2022 breed Sahiwal x Tharparkar chromosome 7, NIAB-ARS_B.indTharparkar_mat_pri_1.0, whole genome shotgun sequence. Encoded proteins:
- the CACTIN gene encoding splicing factor Cactin, with the translated sequence MGRDTRSRSRSAGRRGRRQRSWSGNRSRSRSGSHGRRNRRSRDDEGRRRRRRRSRDRRSDSEEERPRRGRQTQSPSPAHRRAQDHSSQSDSSDEQQHQQRGQWARRQRRQRTCSWSPGSSASSSASRDHSQSPREAAAAALSQQQSLQERLRLREERKQQEELMKAFETPEEKRARRLAKKEAKERKKREKMGWGEEYMGYTNTDNPFGDNNLLGTFIWNKALEKKGISHLEEKELKERNKRIQEDNRLELQKVKQLRLEREREKAMREQELEMLQREKEAEHFKTWEEQEDNFHLQQAKLRSKIRIRDGRAKPIDLLAKYISAEDDDLAVEMHEPYTFLNGLTVADMEDLLEDIQVYMELEQGKNADFWRDMTIITEDEISKLRKLEASGKGPGERREGVNASVSSDVQSVFKGKTYSQLQVIFQGIEGKIRAGGPNLDMGYWESLLQQLRAHMARARLRERHQDVLRQKLYKLKQEQGVESEPLFPILKQEPPSPGHSLEPEDPAPTPPGPSEGGPAEPEAEGATPAEGEADGEAVLMEEDLIQQSLDDYDAGKYSPRLLTAHELPLDAHVLEPDEDLQRLQLSRQQLQVTGDASESAEDIFFRRAKEGMGQDEAQFSVEMPLTGKAYLWADKYRPRKPRFFNRVHTGFEWNKYNQTHYDFDNPPPKIVQGYKFNIFYPDLIDKRSTPEYFLEACADNKDFATLRFHAGPPYEDIAFKIVNREWEYSHRHGFRCQFANGIFQLWFHFKRYRYRR